The following coding sequences lie in one Crassostrea angulata isolate pt1a10 chromosome 10, ASM2561291v2, whole genome shotgun sequence genomic window:
- the LOC128166079 gene encoding uncharacterized protein LOC128166079 — protein MSKSNIIENLKSNQALLIMDWAMKFLPQSFRESQQNWFGKQGLSWHVACAVFLDHSANVENQENKFHLVSFVHVLQGGSQGWISVAMILQDVLEKLKCLNQHLSEVYLKSDNAGCYHSMPLMSYIWKNYDLLQLKVKEYNFSEVQSGKDLCDSRTGTCRMHILKYANEGNNVENAHQLKKALESYGGVKNTFISLVDINTENPPVLSGNIKNFKISQMNNFVFEEEGIRVFKAYGVGHGHLIPKSTLEKISSNFAFDETRIEVIEDSTTMPATHLQAAQLRLPFGSSDAEDSGDLSCTEPGCIQTFRKPSTLEKHLAVGNHLYHSLNGSADVAMELWAEKCSDSVFYNQSHLIQSSLISSKDNQVHTCVSNLKTGWALKLDRKFVRFSLGVKKFVKDIFDDGEKTGKKANPVSVSLQIRNERDEYGNHIFSPNDWISSQQVRSLFAQFQIKLTKESTDREKRPKLELTLKSEEDEDLNEVISDLNAMEAFNTVNSVTDICQL, from the exons ATGAGTAAAAGCAACATCATTGAAAACTTAAAGAGTAACCAAGCACTGCTGATAATGGATTGGGCAATGAAATTCCTGCCTCAAAGTTTTCGGGAATCGCAGCAAAACTGGTTTGGGAAACAGGGTTTGAGTTGGCATGTTGCATGTGCAGTTTTTCTAGATCATAGTGCCAATGTAGAGAATCAGGAGAACAAATTTCACCTCGTGTCATTTGTACACGTATTACAAGGAGGAAGTCAAGGTTGGATCTCAGTAGCTATGATTCTTCAAGATGTTCTAGAAAAACTGAAATGCCTTAATCAGCATCTTTCCGAAGTTTATTTAAAATCCGACAATGCAGGATGCTATCACAGCATGCCACTTATGTCCTACATTTGGAAGAATTATGACTTGCTACAGCTCAAAGTAAAAGAGTATAATTTCAGTGAAGTTCAGAGTGGCAAAGATCTGTGTGATTCAAGAACTGGTACATGTCGCATGCATATTTTAAAGTATGCAAATGAAGGTAACAATGTGGAAAATGCACATCAACTGAAAAAAGCCTTGGAGAGTTATGGGGGAGTTAAGAACACATTCATTTCACTGGTTGATATCAATACAGAAAATCCTCCTGTATTGTCAGGAAACATTAAAAACTTCAAGATTAGTCAGATGAACAATTTTGTGTTTGAAGAAGAAGGCATCAGAGTGTTTAAAGCTTATGGTGTTGGTCATGGACACTTGATCCCCAAGAGCACTCTTGAAAAGATATCAAGTAACTTTGCCTTTGATGAGACCAGAATtgag gtcATAGAAGATTCTACAACCATGCCAGCGACACATTTACAAGCAGCACAGTTGAGGCTACCGTTTGGATCTTCAGATGCTGAAGACAGTGGAGACCTGAGCTGCACTGAACCAGGCTGTATTCAAACCTTCAGGAAACCATCTACTTTAGAAAAGCACCTTGCTGTTGGAAATCATTTATACCACAGTTTAAATGGAAGTGCCGATGTTGCCATGGAGTTGTGGGCAGAAAAGTGTTCGGATTCTGTGTTTTATAACCAGTCTCACCTCATCCAATCTTCATTGATTTCAAGTAAAGACAATCAGGTACATACCTGTGtatcaaatttgaaaacagGATGGGCTCTGAAGTTGGACAGAAAATTTGTTAGATTTTCATTGGGTGTAAAAAAGTTCGTGAAAGACATTTTTGATGATGGTGAAAAAACTGGAAAAAAGGCAAACCCTGTGTCTGTTTCATTACAAATTCGTAATGAACGGGATGAATATGGCAACCACATATTCAGTCCAAATGACTGGATTTCCTCTCAGCAAGTTCGCAGTCTCTTTGCCCAGTTTCAGATAAAACTGACTAAAGAGAGCACAGACAGAGAGAAGAGACCAAAGTTAGAACTCACTCTTAAATCTGAGGAGGATGAAGATTTAAATGAGGTTATTAGTGATCTGAATGCCATGGAGGCATTCAACACAGTTAATTCTGTTACTGATATATGTCAGCTATGA
- the LOC128166100 gene encoding thioredoxin, mitochondrial-like, producing MSSRFILRSLRAFSKQGRAHSNTGLFHTANLSTALLRKAHHPHYPAVNINYNVQRHVATAEKKFECFNIQDAKDFQTRVIESPVPVIVDFHATWCGPCKLLGPRLEAIISNKEGQVSLAKVDVDENVEIAMEYLVESLPTVIGFKNGRKINKFIGLQEDDAIDSFVEKLIH from the exons ATGTCAAGTCGATTTATTTTGCGTAGTTTGCGGGCATTTTCTAAGCAGGGAAGAGCACACAGTAATACAGGACTTTTTCACACAGCGAACCTTTCAACGGCGTTGCTTAGAAAAGCACATCACCCACACTACCCAGCTGTAAACATCAATTATAATGTCCAGCGACATGTGGCTACAGCTGAAAAGAAATTTGAGTGTTTTAATATCCAAGATGCAAAGGACTTTCAAACTCGAGTAATCGAGAGCCCTGTACCAGTGATTGTGGACTTTCATGCAAC gtGGTGTGGACCTTGCAAACTTCTTGGGCCTAGGCTTGAAGCCATCATTTCAAATAAGGAGGGCCAGGTGTCATTAGCCAAAGTTGATGTGGATGAAAATGTTGAAATAGCAATGGAATATCTG gtTGAATCTTTACCTACCGTTATTGGATTCAAGAATGgaagaaaaatcaataaatttattggACTGCAAGAGGACGATGCGATTGATTCTTTTGTAGAAAAACTGattcattaa
- the LOC128166098 gene encoding uncharacterized protein LOC128166098 isoform X1, translating into MAVAMESQQLPAIKQLSAPTKSKKSEAMPKHSLFGTALEVFDPEEREAINKIDLKTQRIPSGRKHVQRYVVPEFIKNHLKGKTIAIEKTKKEIEKQKSAVESARKSLQEAEESAKKFKMDVYEGMREGDPTPRQQLLMSMEASNMLKQMNRVGLNDRNSYNRDKYGPKPSVHSYSLMGDVMRPRNMELPTRRENSEYPMKLKEKKEKIETVLPLGPEDTNQSARGSSRRSLPLDLPENIRHQFGSKVCDSLLSDEKVVEKTMQKQQEDKDAAYRVRKPVSVPTIEKNLKPDYEQLGNFMRMNMFPGYNINHKISTTKSTFTDSVHLQRVPDPDKWRYQRDELSTWAEFNIINERMKKSWNDYLSSQPKAEVNWSRNAAPKPKPQPDPPKPKPVKKKPAQKQENPSKPEFEEIVFKTPPITPPPDQGPVKLAPKAKKDNEFWDFYDKGGKDS; encoded by the exons ATGGCAGTTGCCATGGAATCACAGCAGCTACCTGCAATAAAGCAACTTTCAGCACcaacaaaaagtaaaaaatctgaAGCAATGCCAAAACACAGTCTCTTTGGTACAGCTCTGGAAGTTTTTGACCCAGAGGAGCGtgaagcaataaataaaattgaccTCAAAACACAGAGAATACCAAGTGGTCGAAAACATGTACAGCGTTATGTTGTTCCTGAGTTTATTAAAAATCACTTaaaag GAAAAACCATTGCCATTGAGAAAACTAAAAAGGAGATAGAAAAGCAAAAGTCTGCTGTTGAATCAGCCAGAAAATCTTTACAAGAAGCTGAGGAGAGTGCCAAGAAATTTAAAATGGATGTTTACGAGGGAATGAGGGAGGGGGATCCAACTCCCCGGCAACAGTTGCTGATGTCCATGGAAGCCTCGAACATGCTCAAACAAATGAACAGAGTAGGACTCAATGACAGAAACAGTTACAATAGGGATAAATATGGCCCTAAGCCCAGTGTGCATAGTTATAGCTTGATGGGAGATGTCATGCGTCCAAGAAACATGGAACTTCCAACCCGAAGGGAAAACTCAGAATATCCAATGAAATTaaaggaaaagaaagaaaaaatagaaacagTGCTCCCGCTTGGACCCGAGGACACGAACCAGTCTGCAAGAGGTTCTTCTCGCAGAAGCCTCCCCTTGGATTTGCCAGAAAATATCCGCCATCAGTTCGGAAGCAAAGTCTGCGATTCTTTACTCAGTGACGAAAAAGTGGttgagaaaaccatgcaaaagcAGCAAGAGGACAAAGACGCTGCATACCGAGTCCGTAAACCGGTTTCGGTTCCAACCATCGAAAAGAACCTCAAACCAGATTATGAACAGTTAGGAAATTTCATGAGGATGAACATGTTTCCTGGATATAACATCAACCACAAAATCAGCACCACTAAATCAACATTCACAGACTCCGTACACCTCCAGCGTGTTCCTGACCCAGATAAATGGAGGTACCAGCGAGATGAACTTA GTACTTGGGCAGAATTCAACATTATAAACGAACGCATGAAAAAAAGCTGGAATGATTATCTCTCGAGTCAACCCAAAGCAGAAGTCAACTGGAGTAGAAATGCTGCACCGAAACCCAAACCTCAACCTGATCCACCTAAACCAAAACCAGTGAAAAAGAAACCAGCTCAAAAACAAGAAAACCCTTCAAAACCAGAATTTGAGGAGATTGTGTTCAAAACACCCCCTATAACTCCCCCTCCTGATCAAGGGCCTGTTAAACTGGCCCCCAAAGCAAAAAAAGACAATGAATTTTGGGATTTTTATGATAAAGGAGGAAAAGATTCAtaa
- the LOC128166098 gene encoding testis-expressed protein 33-like isoform X2: MAVAMESQQLPAIKQLSAPTKSKKSEAMPKHSLFGTALEVFDPEEREAINKIDLKTQRIPSGRKHVQRYVVPEFIKNHLKGKTIAIEKTKKEIEKQKSAVESARKSLQEAEESAKKFKMDVYEGMREGDPTPRQQLLMSMEASNMLKQMNRVGLNDRNSYNRDKYGPKPSVHSYSLMGDVMRPRNMELPTRRENSEYPMKLKEKKEKIETVLPLGPEDTNQSARGSSRRSLPLDLPENIRHQFGSKVCDSLLSDEKVVEKTMQKQQEDKDAAYRVRKPVSVPTIEKNLKPDYEQLGNFMRMNMFPGYNINHKISTTKSTFTDSVHLQRVPDPDKWRYQRDELSTWAEHNVINNRMKKAWQSYFDETVAKKANKA; this comes from the exons ATGGCAGTTGCCATGGAATCACAGCAGCTACCTGCAATAAAGCAACTTTCAGCACcaacaaaaagtaaaaaatctgaAGCAATGCCAAAACACAGTCTCTTTGGTACAGCTCTGGAAGTTTTTGACCCAGAGGAGCGtgaagcaataaataaaattgaccTCAAAACACAGAGAATACCAAGTGGTCGAAAACATGTACAGCGTTATGTTGTTCCTGAGTTTATTAAAAATCACTTaaaag GAAAAACCATTGCCATTGAGAAAACTAAAAAGGAGATAGAAAAGCAAAAGTCTGCTGTTGAATCAGCCAGAAAATCTTTACAAGAAGCTGAGGAGAGTGCCAAGAAATTTAAAATGGATGTTTACGAGGGAATGAGGGAGGGGGATCCAACTCCCCGGCAACAGTTGCTGATGTCCATGGAAGCCTCGAACATGCTCAAACAAATGAACAGAGTAGGACTCAATGACAGAAACAGTTACAATAGGGATAAATATGGCCCTAAGCCCAGTGTGCATAGTTATAGCTTGATGGGAGATGTCATGCGTCCAAGAAACATGGAACTTCCAACCCGAAGGGAAAACTCAGAATATCCAATGAAATTaaaggaaaagaaagaaaaaatagaaacagTGCTCCCGCTTGGACCCGAGGACACGAACCAGTCTGCAAGAGGTTCTTCTCGCAGAAGCCTCCCCTTGGATTTGCCAGAAAATATCCGCCATCAGTTCGGAAGCAAAGTCTGCGATTCTTTACTCAGTGACGAAAAAGTGGttgagaaaaccatgcaaaagcAGCAAGAGGACAAAGACGCTGCATACCGAGTCCGTAAACCGGTTTCGGTTCCAACCATCGAAAAGAACCTCAAACCAGATTATGAACAGTTAGGAAATTTCATGAGGATGAACATGTTTCCTGGATATAACATCAACCACAAAATCAGCACCACTAAATCAACATTCACAGACTCCGTACACCTCCAGCGTGTTCCTGACCCAGATAAATGGAGGTACCAGCGAGATGAACTTA GCACTTGGGCAGAACATAATGTAATCAACAACAGGATGAAAAAGGCTTGGCAGAGTTATTTCGACGAAACTGTTGCCAAAAAAGCTAATAAAGCCTAG